A window of the Arachis duranensis cultivar V14167 chromosome 5, aradu.V14167.gnm2.J7QH, whole genome shotgun sequence genome harbors these coding sequences:
- the LOC107489503 gene encoding uncharacterized protein LOC107489503 — protein sequence MENPREECKAITLSSGKEVKEALKETQGKKVDESISDKEETQAPASNPPQEKEVLRPYVPKASYPQRLRKNEKDNQFSRFFEVFKRLQINIPFAEALEQIPLYAKFLKELMTKKRSWRNDETVVLTEECSAIIQHKLPPKLKDPGSFQIFCVLGEITVKKALCDLGASMNLMSLAIMKRMKIEEAEPRRIALQLTDRSFKFSHVVEDLLVKVGDFIFPVDFVVLDMEEDAKASIILGRPFLAIAGAIIDVQKGEIVLRLHDKKMVFNVFKAMSYPWESLGKCMRLDAVEVWVHETLKDEELEEAAEEDSPSNSDTVEIQSAEVLIPSTLDEKKEENEAPKLELKALPSTLKYAYLGSDESYPVIINSALSKEQEKELIKVLQKYQDAIGWTLLT from the coding sequence ATGGAAAACCCAAGGGAGGAATGTAAGGCCATTACACTGAGCAGTGGGAAGGAAGTGAAGGAAGCCTTAAAGGAAACACAAGGGAAGAAAGTGGATGAAAGCATAAGTGACAAAGAAGAAACACAAGCACCTGCCTCTAACCCACCCCAAGAAAAAGAAGTCCTGAGACCATATGTTCCAAAAGCTTCTTACCCTCAACGATTGAGGAAGAATGAAAAGGACAACCAATTCTCCAGATTCTTCGAAGTTTTCAAGAGACTCCAAATCAACATCCCCTTTGCTGAAGCACTAGAGCAAATcccactctatgccaagtttTTGAAGGAGTTAATGACCAAGAAGAGGAGCTGGAGAAATGATGAAACTGTGGTGTTAACAGAGGAGTGCAGTGCTATTATTCAACACAAATTACCTCCGAAATTGAAGGACCCTGGGAGCTTccaaatattttgtgttctagGAGAAATCACCGTGAAAAAAGCCTTATGTGATTTGGGAGCCAGCATGAATTTAATGTCCTTAgcaataatgaaaagaatgaagattgaggaagccGAACCAAGAAGAATAGCTCTTCAATTAACAGACCGATCATTCAAATTTTCCCATGTAGTAGAAGACTTGTTGGTAAAGGTGGGAGACTTCATCTTCCCAGTAGATTTTGTGGTGTTGGACATGGAGGAAGATGCCAAAGCTTCAATCATTCTTGGAAGGCCATTTCTAGCAATAGCTGGAGCCATCATCGACGTCCAAAAAGGAGAAATCGTCCTTAGACTACATGATAAGAAAATGGTATTCAATGTGTTcaaggccatgagttacccaTGGGAATcactaggaaaatgcatgaGGTTGGATGCAGTAGAGGTCTGGGTACATGAAACCCTTAAAGATGAAGAACTTGAGGAGGCGGCAGAAGAAGACTCCCCATCAAACAGTGACACGGTAGAAATTCAATCAGCCGAGGTACTCATTCCAAGCACATTAgatgagaagaaggaagagaatgAAGCACCCAAACTTGAACTGAAAGCATTGCCTTCCactctcaagtatgcatacttgggaAGTGATGAGAGctacccagtgatcatcaattctGCTCTAAGTAAAGAGCAAGAGAAGGAGTTAATTAAAGTTCTACAAAAGTACCAAGATGCTATTGGATGGACCTTGCTGACTTGA